The DNA segment AGCGTGGGGCATTGAAGTGGGCATCAGCAAGAAAGAGCCTTCATTAAGAGATGGCATAAATTCCTTCCCTGTATTTTTCATAATCATTACCCCAAAAATTATAATGGCGGTGGGCAGGGAAAGAAACAATAGTTTATTCCGTAATGCCCAATTTAAAATACGCACATAATACTTTCTGAAAAGTGTGAATACACCTAGAAGGCCAAAACAGATAAGTCCAACAAAAATCAAATTTATAAATATGCTGCGATCGACGCCAAGTGGTCTCCAATATTCTGCCAATAAGAATATGATAGCAAAAGCAGATACAAATATGTTAATCACATTGGCACGTTTTGGGGTAATTTTCTCCTTTAGCGAGAGGATACCAACCACACCAAATGCAACTAATATTAATCCTAGCGGGTAACCAAAAATAAGTGCTACAACACCCAAAATAATCATTGCTCCATTTAGTATATAACTAAAAGAAATCTTTATGCTACGTTTTTTAAATAAATATGCTGCGAACGGTGGGATTAAAAATAAGGCCACAATTAGGGATGCTGTTAGGGCAGCCGTTTTGGTAAAAGCCAATGGTCGAAACAATTTACCTTCAGCACCAATCATCGTGAATACAGGAATAAAGCTTATAATAGTGGTGAGTACCGCAGTCAATATTGCCCCAGAAACTTCGGCGGTTGCATTATATACTACCGTGTTCATTGGCAGGTTTTCCTCATTTTCATCAATATGCCGAAGCACATTTTCTGTAAGAATCACACCCACATCGACCATTGTTCCAATAGCAATAGCTATACCTGACAAGGCCACAATATTGGCGTCTACATTAAACAGCTTCATTGAAATAAAAACCATCAATACTGCAACAGGTAATAATCCTGAAATTAAAACCGAAGCCCTTAAATTAAATACCATTATAATAATTACGAAAATTGTAATTAAAATTTCTAATGTAAGTGCTTCGTCCAGCGTACCTAATGTTTCTTGAATAAGTTCTGTTCTATCATAAAAAGGAACAATGGTAAGTTGAGATGTTCTACCATCACTTAATGTTTTAGAGGGCAAACCTGAACTTAATTCATTGATTTTTTCCTTCACATTATTAATAACCGCCATAGGGTTAGCACCATATCGGGCTACCACGACACCACCTACAACTTCTGCTCCTTCTTTATCCAACAGCCCTCTTCTTGTTGCAGGTCCGTGGGAAACTTTTGCAATATCCTTTAAGCGTATTGAGGTAAAATTTTCTGATGTTACTACAGCGTTTTCCAAATCGGCAATGGATTTGACATATCCCAAGCCACGTATGAGATATTCCGCTTGGTTAATTTCCAAAGTCTGTGCTCCAACATCCTTATTACTCTGTTTTACAGCTTTTACAACTTCATTCAAACCAATTTTATACTGCTTCATCAACTCGGGGTTGACATCTACTTGATATTCCAAAACATAACCACCAATTGAGGCGACTTCAGAAACACCACTTGCTGATGAAAGCGCATATTTCACGTAAAAATCTTGAATGCTTCGTAATTCCTGCAAATCCCAACCGCCAGTAACGTTTCCGTTTTCATCACGACCTTCCAGCGTGTACCAATAAATTTGCCCAAGACCAGTTGCATCAGGTCCCAATGCAGGATTTACTCCATCAGGTAGCAGTCCTGCTGGTAATGAATTCAACTTCTCAAGTATTCGGCTACGACTCCAGTAAAATTCGATATCCTCTTCAAAAATGATGTAGATACTTGAAAAGCCAAACATAGATGAACTTCGTATGGTTTTGACACCTGGAATACCAAGAAGTGATGTGGTTAAAGGATAGGTAATTTGATCTTCAATATCCTGTGGGGATCGACCATCCCATTTAGTAAATACAATTTGTTGGTTTTCGCCAATATCGGGAATGGCATCTACAGCCACAGGATTACGTGGAAGTGAACCAGTATTCCATTCAAATGGGGCATTAACGACTCCCCAAGCCACAAATAAAACTAATAGCAAAACTGCTACGAGTTTATTTTCAATTAGAAATTTGATGCTTTTATTCAGCATAGAAATGATTATTAAGTAATTATAAATCTTGTTTAAAAAGTGGCAAACAAGCAGAAATGTCCAAAACAAATTAATGTAGGACTACAGTTCTAATTACTTAAAAATCAAATAAGGAAAGTCTGGTCTAAAACTTGAATATCCCTGACCAAGGGAGGAGGTGTATAATCTCTATATGAATTTAAATCTTCTTGAGATTCGAAAAATAAATTTAAATAGGTATGGATAAAAGCAGCAACAAATAGTTGTTGGTCTTTATCTAATTTGTCGAACGATGTTTTTAAAGTATCTTGACCTTCAACAATCACTTGTTCATCACTACAGCAATCTTTTTTTGAAATATCACACTCTGATGACGAGGATTGTTGTTGAACTTCCATACCACAAGTTTCGACGTGGCCAAATAAAGAAGAATCCACTAAAGTATCGCCACAGTAATGACTATCAACAGTAAAAGAAACAGTTGACAACAACACAATAAGTGCTAAGCAAGCGGATGATATTTTATAAAAAACCTTCTTCATTAATTTTACAAAGCTATTAAATTTTTAGCAGAATGTCTTGATTTAACAAATAATTTAGATTCCACTTGAAGATTTGTACTGAATTTAATCCATTACAAATTATAAATTATTGAGTCTAAATTGCTTAAATTTTTTTATTAAGAATTATTCTAAATAATATTTGTTTAATTGAAAAAGACTACTACATTTGTCCTTTATTTATATTCATTCTAAATAATTTAAAGCAAATGCGAATTCTCTTTCTTCTAATACTTATTTTGCAATTCCCAAATATATGGGCACAAACTAATCCCCAAAAAAAGATACTATCCAACAAAAAACGGAACAGTTAAAAGAGGTTGTAGTCTCAGGAAATACTATACTAGGTAGTAGATTTGAGGTTAAAAACAAAACGGGTTCTGCAAGCTATATTACCGAAGAAGACTTAAAAAAATTCTCTTATACTAACATCAACAGGGTATTACAAATAGTTCCAGGAATTAACATTTATGAAGAAGATGGCTTCGGACTACGCCCAAATATAAGTTTGCGAGGCACATCGCCTGAGCGTAGTGCAAAAATCAATTTAATGGAAGATGGTGTGCTCATTGCCCCTGCACCTTATAGCGCACCTGCCGCCTATTATTTTCCTACCATTGGTCGTATGCAGGCCGTAGAAGTTTTAAAAGGAAGTAGTCAAATTCAATACGGGCCCAATACCACTGGTGGCGCCATAAATATGATATCTTCCCGAATTCCAAACAAATTCTCTGGAAGGGCTTCCATTGCTGCAGGAAATTACGATTCAAGAAGTACTCAATTAACAATTGGTGATAGCTATAAAAATTTTGGATTTGTAACGGATTATTTTAATTATAATTCTGATGGTTTTAAAAATCTTGACGGTGGTGGCAATACAGGATTTGACAAATCTGATTATTTGGCCAAGTTTAGGGTTAACTCAAATTTAAACGCAAAAACGTATCAGTCATTAACGTTTAAAATTCAGTATTCCGAAGAAGAGGCAAACGAAACTTACTTAGGTTTGACAGATGAAGATTTTCAAGAAAATACCTTTAGAAGATACAGAGCTTCTTCAGAGGATGTAATGAATGCCGAGCATCAACAATACCAACTTACCCACTTTATCCGATTATCATCATCATTAGAAATAAGCACTACGGGTTACTTGAATAAATTCAAACGTAATTGGTACAAATTGGATGATGTAAATTTAGGCGAAAGAGTGAGCATTAGTAATATCCTTTCATCGCCACAGAATTTCCCATTAGAATACCAAACCATTTTAGGAAACGAAAACACCGAAGAAGATGCTATGGGCGTAAAGGCAAATAACAGAGCATACACTTCAAATGGTGTTCAATCCATTGCCAAATTACGATGGGGTTCTGATTGGTTACAAACTTTAGAAGCCGGAATACGCTACCACGAGGATGATGAGGACAGATTTCAATGGGTGGACAGGTATGCATTCTTGAACAATGAATTAATACGTACCGAAGTAGGCGAAAAAGGGTCTGACGCTAACCGCATAAGTGGTGCAAAAGCTCTCGCTGCACACCTCTTATACACCCTAAAAGTTGAGAACTTGACCCTAACACCTGGCTTACGCTATGAGAATATAACTCTAACCCGAAGGGACTATGGTACCAATGACCCTTCGAGGACTGGTCAAGATTTATCCATTCGCGAAAACAAGGTAAACGTATGGATTCCTGGTTTAGGCGCAAACTACAGATTTAGTAACGATTTTTCAGTTTTTGGTGGTGTACACAAAGGGTTTTCCCCACCAAGCAATACACCAGGGCAAAATGCTGAAGAAAGTATTAATTACGAAGTAGGAACCCGAATTAGCGTTAAAGGGCTACAAGGGGAACTTGTTGGGTTCTACAATGACTATCAAAACCTACTGGGAAGTGATTTGGCTGCTACAGGTGGTACGGGAAGTCTTGACCAGTTTAATGCAGGTGAAGTGCGCGTAAGCGGTATTGAATTTTTACTGAATTACGACCTATTATATAATAAGTCAGGAAAATTTAAACTTCCTGTGTCGGTTTCCTATACCCTCACGGATACCGAATTTCTGACCAGTTTCGATAGCAACGAGGATATTTATGGAGTGGTGACCAAAGGGGACGAAATACCATACATCGCAAAAAATCAATTAAATGCAACTTTTGGGCTAGAGCATAAGAAATTTGAAGTAAACCTAAATTCACGATATACTGGAGCATTTAGAACTAAAGCCGGTTCAGGATCTATTCCTGAAAATTTTAAAGTGGATTCTAACTTCATAGTTGACTTATCTGCTCGTTATTTTCTTAATGAAAATTTTACGCTATCAACAAACATCATAAACCTATTTAATACAAAATATGCTGTATCTCGTGTGCCAGCAGGTTTACGTCCTGGCCATCCTTTTGGAGTTAACTTTTCTGTAGTATATGGATTTTAAGAGAAATTATATTTGATGACAAATATCATATTCCTGTTGAACCTTTAAAATTATCTTCGCATTAATTAATTATGCTTCCAATTGATAATAAGCTTATTAAGTAGTATCATTTAATCTATGAATAACCTTTAATGTTGGACAAAATTTATTAATTTTATAGAGTGAAATCTTTTTTTACCAAAATACTGTCCTTTTTTTTAGCAGTTTTTATACTGTTTTCTACTTCTTCTTTCACGGTGGATATGCACTTTTGCTGTAATAAATTGGTGGATATGGCTTTTTTTAGTAAGGCAGAATCTTGTATGGAGGCAGCGAAAAAAAAAGATACAAATTCCAAGCAATGTACTTCCATACAAGAGAAGGATTGTTGCGATAATCAGACCATTGTAAAAGAAGGAGATGACACCTTTAAGAAGTCCAATACAATTTTAGAGATTGAGACTTTAGTTTTCTTAAATACTTTTTTTAATACTTATATTAATCTGTTCGAGGGGCTAGAAGAAAACGTCATTTCTTTTAAAACCTATAGGCCGCCTTTATTATCTACAGATATTATAATTCTCAACGAGACCTTCTTAATTTGATTTTCTACATCGCAGATTGACTTTAATCTGCATTACCTCTATAGCCATAGTTTCACTTCTGGCTAACATTTGTTGTACCCTATTATCAACAATACCATACACCATTAACCCTGTTAGGTCTTAACCTTTCAAACCATTGAATTAAAACTCAATGACAATACATTATATACTATGAGCAAACCAAAAGAATTTTGGATTAAGAATATGGTCTGTAATCGCTGCTTAAAAGTAATTATGCAGGAGTTACAGGAACTTGAAGTAACCGTACTTTCATTGGAATTGGGAAGGTTGTTAGTAGAAGCACCAAATAAAACAGACAATGAAATTATCAATGCAGTAACAACCGTGCTTCACGCCAATGATTTTGAAATAGTGCAGAACGAAGAAGAAATGCTCGTTGAAAGAATCAAGATTATTCTAATTGAACAATTGCAAGAGCTACCATTACATATCAAAGTAAAAACATCTGAACTATTGGCATCAAGCCTTCATAGGGAATACAAGACATTGAGTAAATTATTTTCAGCAAATCAACAGACAACCATTGAAAAGTACTTTATCAAATTAAAGATAGAGAAAGTTAAAGAGCTCATTCAACTCAAACAACATTCCTTTTCAGATATAGGGTACTTATTGGACTACAGCAGCGTAAACCATCTGTCTAGACAGTTCAAAGAAGTAATTGGAGTGAGTATGACCGATTATAAAAATACTGAAAACTGGAAAAGAAATTTTTACGATGAAATTATGTAGATAACAACGAAAGTTATGCAGATAAACGCTTAAGGCAATCATTAATTTTATCAAAATAAATCAAACTAAAATGAAAAAACTACTCATCACATTAGTATTAATTCCGTTTCTAGGGATTGCACAAACTATAGAAAATTTAGAGTACATCTCGCCTTTTAACAATGAAGTAGCTGCCATTAAAAAAGGGAACGAATGGGGGTTTATTGACCAAGACGGCAAAGTAATCATTGATTTTCGAAATGATTTGGTGCTAACCAAAACAGGAAATGCAACCTACCCCATATTCAGTAACGAAAAATGCTTGATTGCCCATCAAAAAGATGGCATACTGTATTATGGCTATATCGATAAAACTGGAAAAACTGTCATTACACCTCAATTCTTGAATGCGACCAATTTCGAATATGATAAGGCATTGGTACTAAAAGTTGAAAAAGAGACCATAGGCTATAATGACATTTTCAACAAAGACGTCGTTAGCTACCATTATTTTGAAGTAGTTATAGATAAACAAGGAAAAGCCATTGACCATCTAACTCAATTGGCCATTCACATATCGCCTAAAGATAAGGAGGATAAAAATCCACCTACCATAACATCTAAATTCATTTCGGAAAATTTAGTGGCCATTAAAGACAGCAACAAGAAATGGCGTTTAAAAAAAATTGAATAACAACGAAAAAGTTCCGGACAGAAATGAAATTAAAGAAGATTGAAAACCTTTTTAAATCTGACAGTTAATAGCTGATAACCCATTCCCTAAACTACGGTTTGTGGATTGTTGGGAATGGGTTTATAAAAATAAAAGTTTAACTCAATAAAATAGAAAATTATGAAAACATTACTAATTGTTTTATCAACAATCGGGCTTTTAAGCTTAAGCAGTTGCAACCAAGGAGCAGATCCTCAAGCACTTTTGGAAAATCCTGAAACTCGTACGGAGGTGTTTAATGCCATTACCGAGAACCACGATTATATGACCGAGTTTATGGAAAGTATGCACGGCAGTCAACACACAATGGCAATGATGCAGGGCAACAAAAAAATGATGGGCTCTATGATGCAAGGAGAAGGAATGCAAATGATGATGAAGGACAGTACAATGATGCATTCGATGATGAACCAAATGATGAATGACGGAAAAATGATGGGAACAATGATGAAAATGATGCACGAAAAAGGAATGATGAGCGAGGACTGTATGGAATCTTGCTCAAAGATGATGGGCGAAAAAGGAATGGATATGCAGAATATGAATAGTCCAAACAAACAGGATCATACCGAGCATCATTAATTTTTAACTTCTAAATACAAAAACAATGAAAAACAATCACTGGATTTGGATGGTCATAGGTTGTGGGCTACCACTATTGTTCATCTTTTTAGCGCCCTCATTTGGTATAGGAGGTGGTTCATCACTATTTATTTTCATCCTTTTTATGTTCGGCATCCATCTGTTTATGCCCCACGGTTCACACGGACACGGAAGGCACAATAATCATAAGCATCAGGATAGCGACCACAATCATTCTGAACAAGAAACAAAAGAAGAACACAAAGGACATCAACATCACTAAAAACTATATACAATGAAACAAAAATTTCAAATAAACGGAATTAGTTGTGGTGGATGTGTAGCAAGGGTCAAGAAGACTTTGGAAGAACATCCCAATATCGAAAAGGCAGAAATTTTTCTGGCACCAAAAGGAGCTACACGTATCACGATGAATGAAGCACTTTCGGTTGCCGACTTGCAAAAGCAACTCGATGAGCTCAATGGATATACAATCACAGAACTTAATCAATAACAATTAAAACCTAAAAACTATGCATTTATACGACGGACACTTTGGAGGAATGCACCTAATATGGTGGATTATATGGGTCATCTTACTTGCTTGGATATTCTTTATCCCAGCAGATATACCCTATCAAAAAACAATGAAGGACAGCCCACTGGATATTCTTAAAAAACGCTATGCAAAAGGCGAAATATCCAAGGAAGACTATGAAGAATCTAAAAAAATTTTAAACTCGGACAACTAATCTTAAACTATAAAATTATGCATCGCTTAAACGTAAAAAAACTCGGATTTGCCTTCGGTCTTACAGGAACCATAATTTATTTGGGCTGTATGATAGTAATGGCTACAGCAGGACGGGAAGGTTCAATCATCTTTTTCAATAGCTTATTGCACGGCTTGGACACTTCCAATATCATTAGAATGGATATTCCCCTATTAGAAGTGTTAATGGGTATCGTACAAACTTTTATCCTTTGGTGGCTTATAGGCGCTTCTATTGGCGCTTTTTATAATGCGCAAATAAAAATAAAAAAGTAAAAAAACCTTTTAGGATTTATGCAATACGTCTGGTTTATATGGTCACTAATTATTCTTGCCCTTTGGGCAATAATCTATTTTTCAAAAAAAGGGCATAGAAAAGAAATGCTCAAAATGAGCCTGATTACGATGCCCTTTGGTTTAACAGAACCGTTGTTTGTACCAGAATATTGGTTTCCACCTTCGCTTTTTGATTTGGCCGAAAAAACAGGCTTCGATTTCGAAAGTTTGATTTTCTCTTTCGCAATAGGTGGCATTGGCACTGTACTCTACAACCTTATTTTTAAAAGAGGACTTGCCCAAATACCGCATAGCGAACGAAGTCATAGCAGGCACCGATTGCATATTTTTATACTTTTTATACCAGCAGCTGTATTCATCATTCTGGCGCTTTTTACGTCGCTCAATCACATTTATTGCGGCATTATAGCTTTGTTCATAGGTGGATTGGCGACTCTTTATTGTCGCCCAGATTTAAAAGGAAAGATTTGGGTTGGGGGAATTCTGTTTACGGTATTGTACTTCATTTATTTCGGAAGCATCCTTCCGTTCTATCCTCAATATGTGGAGTTGTACTGGAATCTTGACAACCTGACCCATATTCTTGTCTTGGGCATTCCTATTGAAGAATTAATGTTCGCCTTCACTTTTGGGATGTATTGGTCTGGATTGTATGAACATATCTATTGGCGAAAACTCATTCAAACTGAAATAATTATTCCACTTAAAGATTAACACTATGAAACGAATACAATCAAATCAAAAAAACAATGCTATCCAAGTTGTAGCCATTAAGAACCCAGTAAGAAAGATATGCCAGGTATCCATCGCTATATTGTTCCTTCTACTGCTTTCAGCAGTACTTCTATCCTGTTCTGGCAAGAAAAAAGATGTTGCAGAAAGCGTAACACAGCCAACTGTTGAAACATCCCAAACAGCAAATGAGGCCATTATATCAGCCCAAAATTATGAAATCGTTCCCAACGAAAAAGTCTGTATGGTCAATGACCGATTTATGGGTGTGTCACAAATACCTATTGACGTCAATGGAACTATCTACTATGGTTGTTGTGAAATTTGTGTTGAAAAGTTGCAGAAAAATCTAGATGATGTTCGCTTCGGGAGTAATCCACTAAATGATACAAAAGTTGATAAAGCTTCAGCAATTATTGTTCAAGATAAAAGTAGCGGAAGTGTTTTTTATTTTGCTTCCATAGTAGATGCCCAATCATTTATAAATAAGAATAAAGGATAGGAAATCTTTATTCATAAAAATTCAAGTTATGAAAATAGTGTTAGCCATAGATGGTTCTGATTTTAGTAAACTAGCGGTAAAAGAACTTGCAAAATTACCCTTACAAAATGAAAGTGAGATCTGCATTATAAACGTGTATGAACATCCTGCGATATCAACACCATCATTAATTACATCCACAAGTTCTATTAATTCTTACTACAAAGAGTTTTTATCAAA comes from the Marixanthomonas ophiurae genome and includes:
- a CDS encoding efflux RND transporter permease subunit; this encodes MLNKSIKFLIENKLVAVLLLVLFVAWGVVNAPFEWNTGSLPRNPVAVDAIPDIGENQQIVFTKWDGRSPQDIEDQITYPLTTSLLGIPGVKTIRSSSMFGFSSIYIIFEEDIEFYWSRSRILEKLNSLPAGLLPDGVNPALGPDATGLGQIYWYTLEGRDENGNVTGGWDLQELRSIQDFYVKYALSSASGVSEVASIGGYVLEYQVDVNPELMKQYKIGLNEVVKAVKQSNKDVGAQTLEINQAEYLIRGLGYVKSIADLENAVVTSENFTSIRLKDIAKVSHGPATRRGLLDKEGAEVVGGVVVARYGANPMAVINNVKEKINELSSGLPSKTLSDGRTSQLTIVPFYDRTELIQETLGTLDEALTLEILITIFVIIIMVFNLRASVLISGLLPVAVLMVFISMKLFNVDANIVALSGIAIAIGTMVDVGVILTENVLRHIDENEENLPMNTVVYNATAEVSGAILTAVLTTIISFIPVFTMIGAEGKLFRPLAFTKTAALTASLIVALFLIPPFAAYLFKKRSIKISFSYILNGAMIILGVVALIFGYPLGLILVAFGVVGILSLKEKITPKRANVINIFVSAFAIIFLLAEYWRPLGVDRSIFINLIFVGLICFGLLGVFTLFRKYYVRILNWALRNKLLFLSLPTAIIIFGVMIMKNTGKEFMPSLNEGSFLLMPTSMPHAGVEENKRVLQQLDMAVASIPEIETVVGKSGRTESALDPAPLSMYENVIQYKSEYILNEKRKRQRFKVNEDGLFILKDGRLVTNPNNEVETENVTYDASAIADPFSVNISQLIPDDDGEYFRNWRPEIESPDDIWKEIVRVTKLPGVTSAPKLQPIETRLVMLQTGMRAPMGIKVKGQDLKEIEAFGVQLENILKQADGVKDEAVFADRIVGKPYLLLDIDRDRLARYGITIEQVQQVIQVSVGGMVLTQTVEGRERYGIRVRYPRELRANPNDLKDIYVPVEKGSPVPLSELVTIRYEQGPQVIKSEDTFLVGYVLFDKLDGFAEVDVVENAQALIQSKIDSGELIVPKGINYRFTGTYENQLRAEKTLSVVVPLALAIIFLILYFQFRSVGTSLMVFTGIAVAFAGGFLMIWGYGQDWFLNFNFFGENLRDLFQMHTINLSVAVWVGFIALFGIATDDGVVMATYLTQTFDRNTPETKQEIRASVVEAGEKRIRPCLMTTATTILALLPVLTSTGRGSDIMIPMAIPSFGGMLIALVTLFVVPVLFSWKQEFQLKRATK
- a CDS encoding HYC_CC_PP family protein, whose amino-acid sequence is MKKVFYKISSACLALIVLLSTVSFTVDSHYCGDTLVDSSLFGHVETCGMEVQQQSSSSECDISKKDCCSDEQVIVEGQDTLKTSFDKLDKDQQLFVAAFIHTYLNLFFESQEDLNSYRDYTPPPLVRDIQVLDQTFLI
- a CDS encoding TonB-dependent receptor family protein codes for the protein MTEEDLKKFSYTNINRVLQIVPGINIYEEDGFGLRPNISLRGTSPERSAKINLMEDGVLIAPAPYSAPAAYYFPTIGRMQAVEVLKGSSQIQYGPNTTGGAINMISSRIPNKFSGRASIAAGNYDSRSTQLTIGDSYKNFGFVTDYFNYNSDGFKNLDGGGNTGFDKSDYLAKFRVNSNLNAKTYQSLTFKIQYSEEEANETYLGLTDEDFQENTFRRYRASSEDVMNAEHQQYQLTHFIRLSSSLEISTTGYLNKFKRNWYKLDDVNLGERVSISNILSSPQNFPLEYQTILGNENTEEDAMGVKANNRAYTSNGVQSIAKLRWGSDWLQTLEAGIRYHEDDEDRFQWVDRYAFLNNELIRTEVGEKGSDANRISGAKALAAHLLYTLKVENLTLTPGLRYENITLTRRDYGTNDPSRTGQDLSIRENKVNVWIPGLGANYRFSNDFSVFGGVHKGFSPPSNTPGQNAEESINYEVGTRISVKGLQGELVGFYNDYQNLLGSDLAATGGTGSLDQFNAGEVRVSGIEFLLNYDLLYNKSGKFKLPVSVSYTLTDTEFLTSFDSNEDIYGVVTKGDEIPYIAKNQLNATFGLEHKKFEVNLNSRYTGAFRTKAGSGSIPENFKVDSNFIVDLSARYFLNENFTLSTNIINLFNTKYAVSRVPAGLRPGHPFGVNFSVVYGF
- a CDS encoding HYC_CC_PP family protein is translated as MKSFFTKILSFFLAVFILFSTSSFTVDMHFCCNKLVDMAFFSKAESCMEAAKKKDTNSKQCTSIQEKDCCDNQTIVKEGDDTFKKSNTILEIETLVFLNTFFNTYINLFEGLEENVISFKTYRPPLLSTDIIILNETFLI
- a CDS encoding helix-turn-helix domain-containing protein; amino-acid sequence: MSKPKEFWIKNMVCNRCLKVIMQELQELEVTVLSLELGRLLVEAPNKTDNEIINAVTTVLHANDFEIVQNEEEMLVERIKIILIEQLQELPLHIKVKTSELLASSLHREYKTLSKLFSANQQTTIEKYFIKLKIEKVKELIQLKQHSFSDIGYLLDYSSVNHLSRQFKEVIGVSMTDYKNTENWKRNFYDEIM
- a CDS encoding WG repeat-containing protein, which encodes MKKLLITLVLIPFLGIAQTIENLEYISPFNNEVAAIKKGNEWGFIDQDGKVIIDFRNDLVLTKTGNATYPIFSNEKCLIAHQKDGILYYGYIDKTGKTVITPQFLNATNFEYDKALVLKVEKETIGYNDIFNKDVVSYHYFEVVIDKQGKAIDHLTQLAIHISPKDKEDKNPPTITSKFISENLVAIKDSNKKWRLKKIE
- a CDS encoding heavy-metal-associated domain-containing protein encodes the protein MKQKFQINGISCGGCVARVKKTLEEHPNIEKAEIFLAPKGATRITMNEALSVADLQKQLDELNGYTITELNQ
- a CDS encoding SHOCT domain-containing protein — protein: MHLYDGHFGGMHLIWWIIWVILLAWIFFIPADIPYQKTMKDSPLDILKKRYAKGEISKEDYEESKKILNSDN
- a CDS encoding DUF5676 family membrane protein is translated as MHRLNVKKLGFAFGLTGTIIYLGCMIVMATAGREGSIIFFNSLLHGLDTSNIIRMDIPLLEVLMGIVQTFILWWLIGASIGAFYNAQIKIKK
- a CDS encoding lycopene cyclase domain-containing protein; the encoded protein is MQYVWFIWSLIILALWAIIYFSKKGHRKEMLKMSLITMPFGLTEPLFVPEYWFPPSLFDLAEKTGFDFESLIFSFAIGGIGTVLYNLIFKRGLAQIPHSERSHSRHRLHIFILFIPAAVFIILALFTSLNHIYCGIIALFIGGLATLYCRPDLKGKIWVGGILFTVLYFIYFGSILPFYPQYVELYWNLDNLTHILVLGIPIEELMFAFTFGMYWSGLYEHIYWRKLIQTEIIIPLKD